The following proteins are co-located in the Flammeovirga kamogawensis genome:
- a CDS encoding DsbA family protein — MKLIYVMDPQCGWCYGNSKNIQKVYDAYKGEIDFEILVGGMWIGDQAPKGGEETNHFMKQHSPVMEEKTGALVSTEFYELSKDETYTFSSFEPALAITWVKKNAPEKLLDFISELQRAQFYFGQRFDDFKTYLTVLQNLEIDTKTFMDGWGSDEDQSDTIAEINQARHLANGFPSLLIDKGNGEAEELAAGYFDGDLMVDKIYGFTV, encoded by the coding sequence ATGAAATTAATATATGTAATGGACCCTCAGTGTGGGTGGTGCTACGGAAATAGCAAGAATATTCAAAAAGTATATGATGCATACAAAGGTGAAATAGACTTTGAAATTTTAGTAGGCGGAATGTGGATTGGTGATCAAGCGCCTAAAGGTGGTGAAGAAACAAACCATTTTATGAAACAGCATTCGCCAGTTATGGAAGAGAAAACAGGAGCACTTGTTAGTACTGAGTTTTATGAATTATCAAAAGATGAAACGTATACTTTTTCTAGTTTTGAACCAGCACTAGCGATTACTTGGGTGAAAAAGAATGCTCCAGAAAAGCTGTTAGATTTTATATCAGAATTACAAAGAGCACAGTTTTATTTTGGTCAGCGTTTTGATGATTTTAAAACATATTTAACTGTTTTGCAAAATTTAGAAATAGATACAAAAACATTTATGGATGGTTGGGGCTCGGATGAAGATCAAAGTGATACAATTGCAGAAATAAATCAGGCAAGGCATTTAGCAAATGGTTTTCCTTCTTTATTAATAGATAAGGGCAATGGTGAAGCAGAAGAGTTGGCTGCAGGGTATTTTGATGGTGATCTAATGGTAGATAAAATTTACGGTTTTACTGTATGA
- a CDS encoding T9SS type A sorting domain-containing protein — translation MKKYLLLFIFITTVFTRLNAKEVYLNDLESAGKVTLTDGIYETNQSLTFGTDRLNVASGEVLIICGDLILDKMSVLSNAGSIITSGDIILKGFTIGGLNKFENSGNIIVGGDFLESDPETVTSRKIHSGNLIVHGNIDINGMVASGRTWASSVSKSNVGHLSILSDGQSATDVVYVNHIIHHFEYLKAKGCLSVDNQKIIQIENDLENIESNTVDFGSQSNLLKNQLYNFNYSYDQKTGNTTLSWKPSNSIKAQITNFYIETSLNKINYEEVYTQKGNKPSSTSTGLFIYVDANTQYSQKYYKLIAERSNGTQDIMYLKGPSEPRLAYIKRLFAGHEVTKKKLQNTTGQDFDVYTIFEAPSVFAGNITIKPIHSITSFNIYNNELIIICGSLKGLDSSFKIDIKPLGGLIVTENLKMEKESGVPPYYHKNNGIILVGQDYEDQFSGNIPSGYSLSSGGALVTGGTFINAKGSFMNKEGVFAETYTARSGKSEFLPIKSLSEVFKQNLYPVKTTLLFNCIDMFNHTVPRGNVCSNGLSKITSILKLNRTTNSFTLDMLTQVIPQYNHQGKLYQKIGGFRWGSVSSSSHEILKIRKGETLMVCGDLYVTGNSEVINEGNLLVSGSIILEDLNVYGGRQIITLMNSGFIGVGGDFKGYEEMVPTIIGHPSALEGKVAILGKAYTHDLQNGSYAWKEKQLYSFQFKSKIPLTRRDYANNYNRIDSIAIAIESYFLNKKKFPKVFKNTSQPNCRDSDLRKLDADIIKTTGILKTALSAQIIKSDKSVDIDITIKEREFGDTYVLKRIIATNKSDAQTYVIEDIKTIIKSQLKKNGDTYTLTFKDDRVSKKVKPGTFIQYKLVAIQDVPLSDEPSTSVINLRSEVTSNWIDDVTNLPITLSTFTATIDDGYVDLDWIDEQEVNTSHFIIQRSVDGKNYSTISEEIQAAGNSNKEEVYAFTDENVPNESMIYYKLVEFDFDGKSEEWVRIVHQEGNSAYNVNIFPIPADTKLNVEVQNLNEEDGEMTVRLIHATDGLQYVLEGKEDFDNMEFNVSSVPPGVYIIEVFAGNKMIHNQKIIIR, via the coding sequence ATGAAGAAATATCTTTTACTATTTATCTTTATTACTACTGTTTTCACAAGACTAAATGCTAAAGAAGTTTATTTGAATGATTTAGAATCTGCTGGGAAAGTTACACTTACAGATGGGATCTATGAAACTAATCAATCTTTAACATTTGGAACAGACCGTCTTAATGTTGCTTCTGGAGAGGTTTTAATAATTTGTGGAGATTTAATTCTAGATAAGATGAGTGTACTTTCTAATGCAGGAAGTATTATTACTTCAGGAGATATTATATTGAAAGGGTTTACTATTGGTGGATTGAATAAGTTTGAAAACTCTGGAAATATAATAGTAGGAGGTGACTTTTTAGAATCAGACCCAGAGACGGTAACATCAAGAAAGATACATTCAGGGAATTTGATTGTACATGGTAACATTGATATTAACGGAATGGTAGCTTCTGGTAGAACATGGGCATCAAGCGTATCTAAGAGTAATGTGGGGCATCTGTCAATTTTATCAGATGGGCAAAGTGCTACAGACGTTGTTTATGTAAATCATATAATTCATCATTTTGAATATTTAAAAGCAAAAGGATGTTTAAGTGTTGATAATCAAAAAATAATACAAATTGAAAATGATTTAGAGAATATAGAGAGTAATACAGTTGATTTTGGAAGTCAAAGTAATTTATTAAAAAATCAACTTTACAATTTTAATTATTCATATGATCAGAAAACAGGCAACACAACTTTATCTTGGAAGCCTTCTAATTCTATTAAAGCGCAGATTACCAATTTTTATATAGAAACATCTTTAAATAAAATTAATTATGAGGAGGTGTATACCCAAAAAGGAAATAAACCTAGTAGTACAAGTACAGGTTTATTTATTTATGTTGATGCAAATACTCAATACAGCCAGAAGTATTACAAGTTGATTGCAGAAAGGAGTAATGGTACACAAGATATTATGTATTTAAAGGGCCCCTCTGAACCACGGTTGGCATATATAAAACGATTGTTTGCAGGCCATGAAGTAACAAAAAAGAAACTACAAAATACAACGGGTCAAGATTTTGATGTATATACTATTTTTGAGGCACCTTCAGTATTTGCTGGAAATATTACTATTAAACCAATACATTCAATCACATCATTTAATATTTATAATAATGAATTGATTATTATTTGTGGTAGTTTAAAAGGCCTTGATTCATCTTTTAAAATTGATATAAAACCATTAGGAGGACTTATTGTTACCGAAAATTTAAAAATGGAAAAAGAGAGTGGCGTCCCTCCATACTATCATAAAAATAACGGTATAATTCTCGTAGGTCAAGATTATGAAGATCAGTTTTCTGGAAATATACCAAGTGGTTACTCTTTAAGTAGTGGAGGTGCTTTAGTTACAGGTGGTACTTTTATAAATGCAAAAGGTTCTTTTATGAATAAAGAAGGAGTATTTGCGGAAACTTACACTGCTAGATCAGGTAAAAGTGAATTTCTACCTATTAAATCATTGAGTGAAGTATTTAAACAAAATTTATACCCTGTAAAAACAACATTACTATTTAATTGTATAGATATGTTTAATCATACAGTTCCACGAGGTAATGTATGTAGTAATGGATTATCAAAAATAACGTCAATCTTAAAATTAAATAGAACAACAAATAGTTTTACGTTAGATATGCTAACTCAGGTGATTCCGCAATACAATCATCAAGGTAAATTATATCAGAAAATAGGAGGGTTTAGATGGGGGTCAGTAAGTTCATCCTCTCATGAAATTCTTAAAATAAGGAAAGGTGAGACTTTAATGGTTTGTGGAGATTTGTATGTTACAGGTAATAGCGAAGTTATTAATGAAGGAAATTTATTAGTTTCAGGTAGTATTATTTTAGAAGACTTAAATGTTTACGGTGGCCGTCAGATTATAACTTTAATGAACTCCGGATTTATTGGTGTTGGAGGAGACTTTAAAGGGTATGAAGAGATGGTTCCAACAATTATTGGACATCCATCTGCATTAGAAGGTAAAGTAGCAATATTAGGTAAAGCATATACACATGATTTACAGAATGGTAGTTATGCATGGAAAGAAAAACAACTTTACTCTTTTCAGTTTAAATCAAAGATACCTTTAACTAGAAGGGATTATGCTAATAACTATAACCGTATTGATAGTATTGCAATAGCAATAGAAAGCTACTTTTTAAATAAAAAGAAATTCCCGAAGGTATTTAAAAATACTTCTCAACCAAATTGTAGAGATAGTGATTTAAGGAAACTAGATGCTGATATTATTAAAACTACAGGCATATTGAAGACTGCATTATCTGCTCAAATTATTAAATCAGATAAATCTGTAGATATTGATATTACTATCAAGGAACGTGAATTTGGAGATACATATGTTTTAAAAAGAATAATAGCTACAAATAAAAGTGATGCTCAAACATATGTTATAGAGGATATTAAAACGATCATTAAAAGTCAGCTTAAAAAAAATGGAGATACTTATACTTTAACATTTAAAGATGATAGAGTAAGTAAAAAGGTTAAACCTGGAACTTTTATTCAATATAAATTAGTTGCTATTCAAGATGTTCCTTTATCAGATGAACCCTCTACTAGTGTAATAAATTTAAGGTCAGAAGTTACTTCTAATTGGATTGATGATGTGACAAATTTGCCTATAACACTTTCTACTTTTACAGCAACAATAGATGATGGTTATGTTGATCTTGATTGGATTGACGAGCAAGAAGTAAATACATCTCACTTTATAATTCAACGTTCAGTTGATGGTAAGAATTATTCAACAATTTCAGAGGAAATTCAAGCAGCGGGTAATTCTAATAAAGAAGAAGTATATGCCTTTACTGATGAAAATGTCCCAAATGAATCTATGATTTATTATAAGCTAGTAGAATTTGATTTTGATGGTAAATCAGAAGAATGGGTTAGGATAGTTCATCAGGAAGGTAATAGTGCATACAATGTGAATATTTTCCCGATTCCTGCAGATACAAAACTAAATGTAGAGGTACAGAATCTGAATGAAGAAGATGGGGAAATGACCGTTCGTCTTATTCATGCTACGGATGGTTTACAATATGTATTAGAGGGAAAGGAAGATTTTGATAATATGGAATTTAATGTGTCATCAGTACCTCCGGGAGTCTATATTATAGAGGTTTTTGCAGGTAATAAAATGATTCATAATCAGAAAATAATTATTAGATAA
- a CDS encoding S66 peptidase family protein, whose amino-acid sequence METLQRGDRVAVVAGSGKVNIEAVLQGIEVLRSWGLVVDDDQEWAAEWGNLAGHDSRRISRLQKELDNPDIKAIFMARGGYGLTRVIDRLDWARFIDNPKWLIGFSDVTALHNCLNNLGYKSIHAPMVAQFARKELSESVEQLRKLLFKDEVPILHGKVNESFSNQVIEGEIVGGNLCMIADQIGTYSELEIEGKILLIEEVGEKPYQIDRMMTRLKRSGDLKYVKAIIMGQFSMIPEEEAPLFPLSIKQIIKEKVNVPVITNVTCGHEAPNTPIILGGIYKIECNNTEAEIQYLQ is encoded by the coding sequence ATGGAGACATTACAAAGAGGAGATAGAGTAGCAGTAGTTGCAGGTTCTGGTAAAGTAAATATAGAAGCAGTTTTACAGGGTATAGAAGTTCTCCGTTCTTGGGGCTTAGTAGTTGATGATGATCAAGAATGGGCAGCAGAATGGGGTAATTTAGCAGGACACGACAGCAGAAGAATTAGTCGTTTACAAAAAGAACTTGATAACCCCGATATTAAAGCCATTTTTATGGCGAGAGGAGGATATGGGTTAACAAGAGTTATAGACCGTTTAGATTGGGCTAGATTTATAGATAATCCAAAATGGTTAATTGGCTTTTCTGATGTTACAGCACTTCATAATTGTTTAAATAACTTAGGTTATAAGTCGATCCATGCACCAATGGTTGCACAATTTGCACGGAAAGAGCTTTCTGAAAGTGTAGAACAGTTACGTAAATTATTATTTAAAGATGAAGTACCTATTTTACATGGTAAAGTAAATGAGTCTTTTAGTAATCAAGTGATAGAAGGTGAAATTGTTGGTGGTAATTTATGTATGATTGCTGACCAAATAGGAACGTATTCAGAACTAGAAATTGAAGGGAAAATATTACTTATAGAAGAAGTAGGAGAGAAGCCTTATCAGATAGACCGTATGATGACAAGGTTAAAAAGAAGTGGTGACCTTAAATATGTGAAAGCCATTATTATGGGACAGTTTTCTATGATTCCAGAAGAGGAGGCTCCTTTATTTCCACTATCAATTAAACAAATAATAAAAGAAAAGGTGAATGTACCTGTAATTACAAATGTTACATGTGGACACGAAGCTCCAAATACCCCAATAATTTTAGGTGGTATATATAAAATTGAGTGTAATAATACAGAAGCTGAAATTCAATACCTTCAATAA